Proteins encoded within one genomic window of Sphingomonas sp. KRR8:
- a CDS encoding F0F1 ATP synthase subunit B, with amino-acid sequence MADPVTQKTHIEVEAGAEHHVDPSALGFDATMLVGLAMLVVILLMLWKKVPAAIGKSLDTKIAAIRAQLDEAAELRKEAEALKAEYQARFAAADQESAAMLKRARHEADAIRTKAEADAAQLVERRTRMAEDKIAAEERAALQQLRATAADAAAKAAARIIAERHDGSADKAIIDQAIAGLGR; translated from the coding sequence GTGGCTGATCCCGTGACCCAGAAGACGCACATCGAGGTCGAGGCGGGCGCCGAGCATCACGTCGATCCCAGTGCGCTTGGCTTTGATGCCACCATGCTGGTCGGACTGGCGATGCTGGTCGTCATCCTGCTGATGCTGTGGAAGAAGGTTCCCGCGGCGATCGGCAAGTCGCTTGACACCAAGATCGCAGCGATCCGCGCGCAGCTCGACGAAGCGGCCGAGCTGCGCAAGGAAGCCGAGGCGCTCAAGGCCGAGTATCAGGCACGCTTCGCCGCCGCCGACCAGGAAAGCGCGGCGATGCTAAAGCGTGCTCGTCACGAGGCAGACGCGATCCGCACCAAGGCCGAGGCCGACGCTGCCCAGCTGGTGGAGCGTCGCACTCGCATGGCCGAGGACAAGATCGCAGCCGAGGAGCGCGCCGCGCTTCAGCAGCTTCGCGCCACGGCGGCCGACGCCGCTGCCAAGGCCGCAGCCCGGATCATTGCCGAGCGGCACGACGGCAGCGCCGACAAGGCGATCATCGATCAGGCGATCGCGGGCCTTGGACGTTAA
- a CDS encoding winged helix-turn-helix domain-containing protein, with the protein MDASGYAPLSLAGLAIDPARRRVTGPGGEAVIEPLVMRLLLELVDREGEVLPRRELFNRLWGNAQVGDDSLNRAVGNLRRALDRTSEGEVLIETVPRVGYRLTTSHAEAGSGQRTVGRRALLMGGAAMALAAVGAAILRLRTERELTDAKQWTDRGDVLLRDAVPLQAGAALPPLRKAMTLDPRSSRALGLMALAEETSAYNGGSANPADSLRHAETCARDALQRDPGEPHARLAMLDLNAGRMDWSEIEDGLQALLGTAPDNLHVLGSLTSFLQAAGLTRRSWPINERAAAAAPSSPTPQWRRVLRLWTAGRTQDALALSERLMPLWPSHALVWNARFMVLAYSGRTAAAAEMLGSPANPAANAHPILRSQWEPTLAALADPSQARVAQAREANLAAAQRSPGQATYAAMTLSALGEVDAAYLVIDALLRSKGPLAVGRPVAAHSFVANAPSWCRTQWLFMPPLVAVRQDARFEGLCDDLGLTRYWRKRGVGPDTFLPG; encoded by the coding sequence ATGGACGCGTCGGGATATGCTCCTCTTTCGCTAGCCGGCCTCGCGATCGATCCGGCGCGCCGCCGAGTCACCGGACCCGGCGGTGAAGCGGTGATCGAACCGCTTGTCATGCGACTTCTCCTGGAACTCGTTGATCGTGAGGGCGAGGTGCTGCCGCGCCGCGAGCTGTTCAATCGCCTGTGGGGTAACGCCCAGGTCGGCGATGACAGCCTTAACCGCGCGGTCGGCAACCTCCGCCGGGCACTCGACCGCACCAGTGAAGGCGAAGTCCTCATCGAAACGGTGCCGCGGGTTGGCTACCGACTGACGACCAGCCATGCGGAGGCTGGGTCCGGGCAGCGAACCGTGGGTCGTCGGGCGTTGCTCATGGGTGGAGCGGCCATGGCCCTGGCGGCTGTGGGCGCGGCAATCTTGCGCTTGCGGACCGAGCGCGAACTCACCGACGCGAAGCAGTGGACGGACCGGGGCGACGTGCTGCTGCGGGACGCGGTTCCCCTGCAGGCCGGCGCAGCGCTGCCGCCCTTGCGCAAGGCCATGACGCTCGACCCACGGAGTTCGCGAGCACTCGGCTTGATGGCGTTGGCGGAGGAGACGAGCGCGTACAACGGAGGCAGCGCCAATCCGGCCGACAGCCTGCGGCATGCGGAGACCTGCGCCCGTGACGCTCTTCAGCGTGACCCGGGAGAGCCGCATGCCAGGCTTGCAATGCTCGACCTCAATGCCGGCCGAATGGACTGGTCCGAGATCGAGGACGGGCTTCAGGCTCTGCTCGGCACGGCGCCCGACAACCTCCACGTCCTTGGAAGCCTGACGTCTTTCCTCCAGGCCGCCGGCCTCACGCGGCGATCGTGGCCAATCAACGAACGGGCGGCGGCGGCGGCGCCCAGTTCGCCGACCCCGCAATGGCGCCGTGTCCTCAGGCTCTGGACCGCCGGTCGAACCCAGGATGCCCTGGCGCTCAGCGAGCGCTTGATGCCGTTGTGGCCGTCGCATGCCCTCGTCTGGAACGCGCGCTTCATGGTGCTGGCCTACTCCGGACGAACGGCAGCGGCAGCGGAAATGCTCGGCAGCCCGGCAAACCCTGCCGCAAACGCCCATCCGATCTTGCGCAGCCAGTGGGAGCCGACCCTGGCTGCACTGGCCGACCCCAGTCAGGCGAGGGTGGCGCAGGCGCGTGAAGCCAATCTCGCGGCGGCCCAACGCAGTCCCGGGCAGGCGACCTACGCCGCGATGACGCTCAGTGCCTTGGGAGAGGTGGATGCCGCTTATCTGGTGATCGACGCCCTGCTGCGGAGCAAAGGTCCGCTCGCCGTTGGGCGACCGGTCGCCGCCCATAGCTTTGTGGCAAACGCGCCAAGCTGGTGCCGCACCCAATGGCTGTTCATGCCACCCCTCGTTGCCGTCCGACAGGATGCCAGGTTCGAAGGCCTGTGCGATGATCTCGGGCTTACCCGTTACTGGCGGAAGAGAGGAGTGGGTCCGGACACCTTTCTTCCCGGCTGA
- a CDS encoding PEPxxWA-CTERM sorting domain-containing protein, which produces MQVITRAIIAGAMLSSTAPLFAAVLPFTGTVTGVSSLVGADASCAPLTFRSVINPSSTTGFSSLGNFTYGTSTCLSPGGGSSFGTFTIDFGVDAFNGTFNGGSTPTSTPGISDTAWLFTILGGTGRFAGASGTFQGAGLADARTRPTQVAISFIGNINAPAVPEPGSWLLMLLGFGCVGFTLRRGAGSMMKQVA; this is translated from the coding sequence ATGCAGGTGATCACGAGAGCCATTATTGCTGGCGCCATGCTGTCGAGCACGGCGCCGCTGTTTGCGGCGGTGTTGCCCTTCACGGGCACGGTGACGGGAGTAAGCAGCCTGGTGGGCGCGGACGCGAGTTGCGCGCCGCTTACCTTCAGGTCGGTGATCAACCCTTCTAGTACGACGGGCTTCTCCTCACTCGGCAACTTCACCTACGGTACCAGCACCTGCCTCTCTCCGGGCGGAGGCAGTTCCTTTGGCACGTTCACGATCGATTTCGGCGTCGACGCCTTCAATGGCACATTCAACGGAGGATCAACGCCCACCAGCACGCCTGGGATCAGTGACACGGCCTGGCTCTTCACGATCCTGGGCGGCACCGGCAGGTTCGCCGGGGCGTCCGGCACGTTCCAGGGAGCGGGCCTGGCGGACGCCCGGACGCGCCCCACGCAAGTCGCCATCTCCTTCATCGGCAACATCAACGCGCCCGCCGTGCCGGAACCCGGTTCATGGTTGCTGATGCTGCTTGGCTTCGGATGCGTCGGGTTCACACTGCGTCGAGGTGCCGGCAGCATGATGAAGCAGGTCGCCTGA
- the paaZ gene encoding phenylacetic acid degradation bifunctional protein PaaZ yields MKTPQLLNYARGQWTPGDTATLTELPSAVDGSTVALTGSGGLDFGAMAAFARDVGGPALRRLTFHERARMLKALGLAVLARKEELYELNYATGCTRKDGWIDIEGGAGTLLSFSSKGRRELPDAHVLLDGQLEPLSKSGLFVGQHIFTSLQGVAVHINAFNFPVWGMLEKLAPTILAGVPAIVKPASATAWLCEAAFRVMIEADILPLGAVQLIVGGVGDLFDHLSGQDVVSFTGSAATALKLRTHPAIQRNSVKFIAEQDSLNASILGPDAAPGTPEFDLFVQEVVTEMTVKAGQKCTAIRRAMAPAAHIDAVEAAIRDRLAVTRVGDPRAEDTRMGALVSRAQRDSVREAVSAITAQGARVVAGDLHASVGPDGGAFLSPILLRADDPWSCDAVHDVEPFGPVATVMPYRDLNDAVALANRGRGSLVLSLFTHSPEAARDFVLGAGSHHGRMLVIDRTNAKDSTGHGSPLPVLVHGGPGRAGGGEEMGGIRGVAHYMQRTAIQSSPAMIAAITDQYIPGGPKHVIDAHPFRKRMSELHIGDTLKTASRTVTVEDIEHFAHFTGDTFYAHMDEEAAKASPIFEGRVAHGYLILSFAAGLFVDPAPGPVLANTGLENLRFLTPLYPGDSMRVELTVRSKSLKSEDTGVVRWAVEIFNQKEELVATYDLLTENVP; encoded by the coding sequence ATGAAAACTCCCCAGCTTCTCAACTACGCTCGCGGCCAGTGGACCCCCGGTGACACGGCCACCCTGACGGAATTGCCCTCGGCGGTGGACGGCAGCACCGTTGCCCTGACCGGCTCTGGCGGGCTCGACTTTGGCGCCATGGCGGCCTTCGCGCGGGACGTCGGCGGCCCCGCCCTGCGCCGCCTGACCTTCCACGAGCGCGCCCGGATGCTCAAGGCGCTCGGCCTCGCCGTCCTTGCTCGCAAGGAAGAGCTGTACGAGCTCAACTACGCCACCGGCTGCACCCGCAAGGATGGCTGGATCGACATCGAGGGCGGCGCCGGCACGCTCCTCTCCTTTTCCTCGAAGGGCCGGCGCGAGCTGCCGGACGCGCACGTGCTGCTCGATGGCCAGCTTGAGCCCCTGAGCAAGTCCGGGCTGTTCGTCGGCCAGCACATCTTCACCTCGCTGCAGGGCGTGGCGGTCCACATCAATGCCTTCAATTTCCCTGTCTGGGGTATGCTGGAGAAGCTCGCCCCGACGATCCTCGCCGGAGTTCCGGCGATCGTGAAGCCAGCCAGTGCCACCGCCTGGCTGTGCGAGGCCGCCTTTCGGGTGATGATCGAGGCCGACATCCTGCCGCTCGGCGCGGTGCAACTGATCGTCGGCGGCGTGGGCGACCTGTTCGACCATCTGTCGGGACAGGACGTGGTGAGCTTTACCGGCTCGGCGGCGACTGCGCTCAAGCTTCGAACCCATCCCGCCATCCAGCGCAACAGCGTTAAATTCATCGCCGAGCAGGACAGCCTCAACGCCTCCATCCTCGGCCCGGATGCCGCTCCCGGCACACCCGAATTCGACCTATTCGTGCAGGAAGTGGTGACCGAGATGACGGTCAAGGCGGGGCAGAAGTGCACCGCCATCCGCCGCGCGATGGCTCCAGCAGCGCACATCGACGCGGTTGAGGCCGCCATTCGCGACCGCCTCGCAGTCACCAGGGTCGGCGATCCGCGTGCCGAGGACACCCGCATGGGCGCGCTGGTCAGCCGTGCCCAGCGCGACAGCGTGCGCGAGGCGGTGAGCGCGATCACCGCCCAAGGCGCGCGGGTCGTGGCGGGCGATCTCCACGCCAGCGTCGGTCCCGATGGCGGCGCCTTCCTCTCGCCGATCCTGCTGCGCGCCGATGATCCCTGGTCGTGCGACGCGGTCCATGACGTCGAGCCGTTCGGCCCGGTCGCGACCGTGATGCCTTACCGCGACCTCAACGACGCCGTGGCGCTGGCCAATCGCGGGCGCGGCAGCCTCGTCCTGTCCCTCTTCACCCATTCGCCAGAGGCCGCGCGTGACTTCGTGCTCGGCGCGGGAAGTCATCACGGCCGGATGCTGGTCATCGACCGCACGAACGCCAAGGACTCGACCGGCCACGGTTCGCCGCTGCCGGTGCTGGTCCATGGCGGCCCCGGCCGTGCCGGCGGCGGCGAGGAGATGGGCGGCATCCGCGGCGTTGCCCACTACATGCAGCGTACGGCCATCCAGTCGTCGCCCGCCATGATCGCTGCCATCACCGACCAGTACATCCCCGGCGGGCCGAAGCATGTCATCGACGCCCACCCGTTCCGCAAGCGCATGAGCGAACTGCACATCGGCGACACGCTCAAGACCGCCAGCCGCACCGTGACGGTCGAGGACATCGAGCATTTCGCCCACTTCACCGGCGACACCTTCTACGCCCACATGGACGAGGAAGCCGCCAAGGCTTCACCGATCTTCGAAGGCCGGGTTGCCCACGGCTATCTGATCCTGAGCTTCGCCGCCGGCCTTTTTGTCGACCCAGCGCCCGGTCCCGTGCTGGCCAATACGGGCCTCGAGAACCTCCGCTTCCTGACGCCGCTCTACCCCGGCGATTCGATGCGGGTGGAGCTGACCGTCCGCTCCAAGAGTCTCAAGAGCGAGGACACCGGTGTCGTCCGCTGGGCCGTCGAGATCTTCAACCAGAAGGAAGAACTGGTCGCGACCTACGACCTGCTGACAGAGAACGTGCCGTAG
- a CDS encoding PilZ domain-containing protein — protein sequence MTHDSLWQRELWATDGPGRPMRWRQGIRCKLKAQVLLRRSNRDKFQVDVDNFSRHGCCLTFVDEPILDERVSIKFEGLELLGAAVCWIRHRQVGLEFEKPLHEAVFGHLVQKLDARCPDRG from the coding sequence ATGACCCACGACTCTCTTTGGCAACGTGAATTGTGGGCGACGGACGGTCCGGGCCGGCCGATGCGCTGGCGTCAAGGTATCCGCTGCAAGCTGAAGGCGCAGGTCTTGCTGCGTCGGTCCAACCGCGACAAGTTCCAGGTCGACGTCGACAACTTCTCGCGGCACGGATGCTGCCTCACCTTTGTAGACGAGCCCATTCTGGATGAACGGGTGTCGATCAAATTTGAAGGACTGGAACTGCTTGGCGCTGCGGTCTGCTGGATTCGTCATCGCCAGGTCGGCCTCGAGTTCGAGAAGCCGTTGCACGAGGCCGTGTTCGGCCACCTGGTCCAGAAGCTGGACGCCCGCTGCCCCGACCGGGGCTAG
- the paaG gene encoding 2-(1,2-epoxy-1,2-dihydrophenyl)acetyl-CoA isomerase PaaG, translating into MTYQTIILEQVDGVARITLNRPDRLNSFTRQMHGELSDALRQAASARVIVLTGAGRGFCAGQDLNDRAVAPGQEVDLGETVEESWNPLIRRLATIPQPVIARVNGVAAGAGANVALACDLVIAASSAKFIQSFSALGLIPDSGGSWHLPRLVGQARALGLALTGEPLSASQAAEWGMIWKCVEDAALDETVDGLTAKLASLPPLGLAAIKQLVRSSWSRDLETELDLQRDEMRRLGFTADYREGVAAFLEKRPAVFTGR; encoded by the coding sequence ATGACCTACCAGACCATCATCCTCGAGCAGGTGGACGGCGTTGCCCGGATCACCCTCAACCGGCCCGACCGGCTGAACAGTTTCACTCGGCAGATGCATGGCGAACTTTCCGACGCGCTGCGCCAGGCGGCCTCGGCGCGGGTCATCGTCCTCACCGGAGCCGGCCGCGGCTTCTGCGCGGGCCAGGACCTCAACGACCGCGCAGTTGCGCCCGGTCAGGAGGTCGACCTTGGCGAGACGGTCGAGGAAAGCTGGAATCCCCTGATCCGGCGCCTGGCCACCATCCCGCAGCCGGTGATCGCCCGCGTAAACGGCGTGGCTGCTGGGGCGGGCGCCAACGTCGCGCTGGCCTGCGACCTGGTTATCGCCGCCAGCTCGGCCAAATTCATCCAGAGCTTTTCGGCATTGGGCCTCATTCCCGACAGCGGCGGGAGCTGGCACCTGCCGCGTCTCGTCGGGCAGGCTCGCGCCCTGGGTCTTGCGCTCACCGGCGAACCCTTGTCCGCCAGCCAGGCCGCCGAATGGGGCATGATCTGGAAATGCGTCGAGGACGCGGCGCTCGATGAGACCGTTGATGGGCTCACCGCCAAGCTCGCCAGCCTGCCACCGCTAGGGCTCGCCGCGATCAAGCAGCTGGTTCGCTCCAGCTGGTCCCGCGACCTCGAGACAGAGCTCGACCTGCAGCGCGACGAGATGCGCCGCCTGGGCTTCACCGCCGACTATCGTGAGGGCGTCGCCGCCTTTCTGGAAAAGCGCCCGGCGGTCTTCACCGGGCGCTAG
- a CDS encoding SDR family oxidoreductase, translated as MKATGNTILVTGGGSGIGRELARRWHDAGNHVIIAGRRDEALRETIGDRSNMVSYAVDVDDPAALRSFVERLLAEHPKLNVLVNNAGIMRVEDITARRDLSDAEATVTTNLLGPIRLIDALIDHLKGQADAAIINVTSGLATVPLPDSATYSATKAAIHSYTLALRKLLEGKIEVIELVPPGVQTDLTPGQSTRPGYMPLSEFIYEVMNLFAQQPTPPEILVERVKPLRFAERDGTVEERLTMLAGLKR; from the coding sequence ATGAAGGCCACCGGCAACACCATCCTCGTCACTGGCGGCGGCTCGGGCATCGGCCGCGAACTCGCCCGCCGCTGGCACGACGCCGGCAACCACGTGATCATCGCCGGTCGCCGCGATGAGGCGCTGAGGGAAACGATCGGCGACCGGTCCAACATGGTCTCTTATGCCGTCGACGTGGACGATCCCGCAGCCCTGAGGAGCTTCGTCGAGCGCCTCCTCGCGGAGCACCCAAAGCTCAACGTGCTGGTCAACAACGCCGGGATCATGCGGGTGGAAGACATCACCGCGAGGCGTGACCTGTCCGACGCCGAAGCGACCGTCACAACCAACCTGCTCGGCCCCATTCGGCTGATCGACGCACTGATCGATCACCTGAAGGGGCAAGCTGACGCAGCGATCATCAACGTGACCTCCGGCCTTGCGACGGTACCCCTGCCCGACAGCGCCACTTACTCAGCAACAAAGGCCGCTATCCACAGCTACACGCTGGCCCTCCGCAAGCTGCTCGAAGGCAAGATCGAGGTGATCGAGCTGGTACCCCCGGGCGTGCAGACGGACCTCACCCCCGGACAGAGCACCCGCCCCGGCTACATGCCGCTGAGCGAGTTCATCTATGAAGTGATGAACCTGTTCGCCCAGCAACCCACCCCGCCCGAAATCCTGGTGGAGCGCGTGAAACCACTCCGCTTTGCCGAACGTGACGGCACCGTCGAGGAACGGCTGACGATGCTCGCCGGGCTGAAGCGTTAG
- a CDS encoding LLM class flavin-dependent oxidoreductase codes for MALLSVLDLSPVPQGSTPGDSLRRSGALAAHAERLGYHRYWMAEHHGMPGIASAATAVALAYVGSRTSTIRIGAGGIMLPNHAPLTIAEQFGTLEALYPGRIDLGLGRAPGTDQATAWALRRNLNADENQFPNDVVELMGYFKGENGRIRAIPGEGQTVPVWILGSSLFGAQLAAMLGLPYAFASHFAPQQMDAAIRLYRERFEPSEQLDKPYVMLGFNAFVADTDEEAQLLATSVQQAFVALRSGTPGQLPPPRAGYLESLPMQHRLTLEQVLTCSAIGSKETVRSQVDAFLARTGADELMITAQIFDPHARERSYALLAEAMNKPTAQPLETAA; via the coding sequence ATGGCGCTTCTCTCCGTTCTCGACCTCTCGCCCGTTCCCCAGGGCTCCACCCCCGGCGACTCGCTTCGCCGCTCAGGCGCGCTCGCCGCCCATGCGGAACGGCTTGGTTATCATCGATACTGGATGGCCGAGCATCACGGCATGCCGGGCATCGCAAGCGCGGCCACGGCCGTCGCGCTCGCTTATGTCGGGTCGCGGACCAGCACGATCCGTATCGGTGCGGGCGGCATCATGCTGCCCAACCACGCGCCGCTGACCATCGCCGAGCAGTTCGGAACCCTTGAAGCCCTTTACCCCGGCCGGATCGACCTTGGGCTTGGACGTGCGCCCGGGACCGACCAGGCCACCGCGTGGGCGCTGCGGCGGAACCTGAATGCGGACGAGAACCAGTTTCCCAACGACGTTGTGGAGCTGATGGGCTATTTCAAAGGGGAAAACGGCCGCATCCGCGCCATCCCCGGCGAAGGCCAGACCGTCCCCGTGTGGATCCTGGGCTCCAGCCTGTTCGGCGCCCAACTCGCCGCCATGCTTGGCCTGCCGTACGCGTTCGCGTCGCACTTCGCCCCGCAGCAGATGGACGCGGCCATCAGGCTCTATCGCGAACGGTTCGAACCTTCCGAGCAGCTCGACAAGCCCTATGTGATGCTCGGCTTCAACGCTTTCGTCGCCGACACGGACGAGGAGGCGCAGCTGCTCGCCACTTCGGTCCAGCAAGCGTTCGTGGCTTTGCGCAGCGGCACCCCGGGTCAGCTCCCACCGCCGCGGGCCGGCTATCTCGAAAGCCTTCCAATGCAGCACCGCCTGACGCTGGAACAGGTCCTCACCTGCTCCGCCATCGGCAGCAAGGAGACCGTTCGGAGCCAGGTCGACGCCTTCCTCGCCCGCACCGGCGCGGACGAGCTCATGATCACCGCTCAGATCTTCGATCCGCACGCCAGGGAGCGTTCCTACGCCCTGCTCGCCGAAGCCATGAACAAGCCAACCGCACAACCTTTGGAGACCGCCGCATGA
- the paaA gene encoding 1,2-phenylacetyl-CoA epoxidase subunit PaaA: protein MYTTDLSKSGAGSKVQPIGPAEDPALLEAFEARVAADEFIEPKDWMPEAYRRTLTRQISQHAHSEIVGMLPEGNWITRAPSLRRKAILLAKVQDEAGHGLYLYCAAETLGTSREEMIEALHSGKAKYSTIFNYPTLTWADIGAIGWLVDGAAIMNQVPLQRTSYGPYARAMVRVCKEESFHQRQGYEIMMAMANGSPAQKRMAQDALNRWWWPSLMMFGPPDDNSPNTAQSLRWRIKRETNDELRQKFVDITVPQAEYLGLTVPDAHLKWNEAKGGYDFGAIDWEEFYSVVRGEGPVAKERMTARREAWESNAWVREAAAAHEAKKRAKAAA from the coding sequence ATGTACACGACCGATCTCTCCAAGTCCGGCGCGGGCTCCAAGGTTCAGCCGATTGGCCCGGCCGAGGACCCGGCGCTGCTCGAAGCATTCGAGGCGCGAGTCGCTGCCGATGAGTTCATCGAACCGAAGGACTGGATGCCGGAGGCCTACCGCCGCACGCTGACCCGGCAGATCAGCCAGCACGCGCACAGCGAGATCGTCGGGATGCTGCCGGAGGGCAACTGGATCACGCGGGCGCCGAGCCTGCGGCGCAAGGCAATTCTGCTGGCCAAGGTGCAGGACGAGGCGGGCCATGGGCTCTACCTCTATTGCGCGGCCGAGACGCTGGGCACCAGCCGCGAGGAGATGATCGAGGCGCTGCACTCGGGCAAGGCCAAGTACAGCACCATCTTCAACTATCCGACACTGACCTGGGCGGATATTGGCGCGATCGGCTGGCTCGTCGACGGCGCGGCCATCATGAACCAGGTGCCGCTGCAGCGGACCAGCTATGGGCCCTACGCCCGGGCGATGGTCCGGGTGTGCAAGGAAGAGAGCTTCCACCAGCGCCAGGGCTACGAGATCATGATGGCGATGGCGAACGGGTCGCCGGCGCAGAAGCGCATGGCGCAGGATGCGCTCAACCGTTGGTGGTGGCCGAGCCTGATGATGTTCGGCCCGCCGGACGACAATTCGCCGAACACCGCGCAGAGCCTGCGCTGGCGGATCAAGCGCGAGACGAATGACGAGCTGCGGCAGAAGTTCGTCGACATCACCGTGCCACAGGCCGAGTATCTTGGGCTGACGGTCCCCGATGCCCACCTCAAGTGGAACGAGGCGAAGGGCGGCTACGACTTCGGCGCGATCGACTGGGAGGAATTCTATTCGGTCGTGCGCGGCGAGGGCCCCGTCGCGAAGGAGCGGATGACCGCTCGGCGCGAGGCGTGGGAGAGCAACGCCTGGGTCCGCGAGGCGGCCGCGGCGCATGAGGCGAAGAAGCGGGCGAAGGCGGCCGCTTGA
- the paaB gene encoding 1,2-phenylacetyl-CoA epoxidase subunit PaaB has translation MMSDWPLWEVFVRAKGGLAHRHVGSVHAPDSELALRHARDTYTRRQEGVSLWVVRSTDIVASDPDQAGELFEPAADKVYRHPTFYDIPDVVKHI, from the coding sequence ATCATGTCTGACTGGCCGTTGTGGGAAGTGTTCGTCCGCGCCAAGGGCGGCTTGGCGCACCGGCACGTGGGTTCGGTCCACGCGCCTGACAGTGAGCTGGCGCTGCGCCATGCACGCGACACCTATACCCGGCGGCAGGAAGGGGTCAGCCTTTGGGTTGTGCGTTCGACGGACATCGTCGCGAGCGATCCCGACCAGGCAGGTGAGCTGTTCGAGCCGGCGGCGGACAAGGTTTACCGGCACCCGACCTTCTACGACATTCCCGATGTGGTGAAGCACATCTGA
- the paaC gene encoding 1,2-phenylacetyl-CoA epoxidase subunit PaaC, whose translation MPSLPPIRPEEEAAAATLRSTGSFDAPADATDPVRAGYFLRLGDDALILGQRLSEWCGHAPSVEVDLSLANLSLDLIGQATLLLAEAGDADELAFKRDVLDFRNCWLVEQPNGDFARTMVRQLLFSTWQHLLYQRLTASSDAALAGIAAKAVKEVAYHRELAADWVVRLGDGTEESARRTREALDWCWRFVPELFEVDEELEAAIGCGLAADPRSFEADYRAAIASALGEAGLPVPADQRPILGGRRGHHSEHLGHLLALMQYLPRTYPDAVW comes from the coding sequence ATGCCGAGCCTACCCCCGATCCGCCCCGAGGAAGAAGCCGCGGCGGCGACCCTGCGCAGCACCGGCAGCTTCGATGCGCCTGCGGACGCGACTGACCCCGTCCGCGCCGGCTATTTCCTCCGGCTTGGCGACGACGCGCTCATCCTCGGCCAGCGGCTCAGCGAATGGTGCGGACATGCACCCAGCGTCGAAGTCGACCTGAGCCTGGCGAACCTGTCGCTCGACTTGATCGGGCAGGCGACGCTGCTGCTGGCCGAAGCTGGCGATGCCGACGAATTGGCGTTCAAGCGCGACGTGCTCGACTTTCGCAACTGCTGGCTAGTCGAGCAGCCAAATGGCGATTTCGCACGGACGATGGTGCGGCAACTGCTGTTCTCGACCTGGCAGCACCTGCTTTACCAGCGGCTGACGGCCAGCAGCGATGCGGCACTGGCGGGGATCGCGGCCAAGGCGGTCAAGGAAGTCGCCTATCACCGCGAACTGGCCGCCGACTGGGTCGTGCGGCTGGGCGACGGAACGGAGGAGAGCGCCAGGCGGACGCGGGAAGCGCTCGACTGGTGCTGGCGCTTCGTGCCGGAGCTGTTCGAGGTCGATGAGGAACTCGAGGCGGCGATTGGCTGCGGGCTGGCGGCCGACCCGCGTTCGTTCGAGGCCGACTATCGCGCCGCCATCGCCAGCGCGCTCGGCGAGGCGGGGTTGCCGGTGCCCGCCGACCAGCGACCGATCCTCGGCGGCCGTCGCGGCCACCATAGCGAGCACCTCGGCCATCTGCTGGCGCTGATGCAATATCTGCCGCGTACCTATCCGGACGCCGTCTGGTGA